The Skermanella pratensis genome has a window encoding:
- a CDS encoding alpha/beta fold hydrolase, translated as MLADFDYPYEVKRFEFTSQGQPLSMAYMDVPPVNAGNGGTVVLLHGKNFCGATWESVIKPLTLAGYRVVVPDQVGFCKSTKPRAYQYGFHQLAANTHALLEQAGVRRPIVMGHSMGGMLAMRYALMYPDRTSGLVLVNPIGLEDWKAEGVPVVTVDQLYQSELKTDFGSIKEYQRTTYYAGDWRPGYDRWVEMLAGMYQGDGRDLVAWNQALTSDMVFMQPVVHELQNIRVPTLLMIGERDTTAIGKNRAEPDVAARLGRYADLGRRAAERIRDARLVTFPDLGHSPQVQAPEEFNAALLENLEQVSALE; from the coding sequence ATGCTGGCGGACTTCGACTATCCCTACGAGGTGAAGCGGTTCGAGTTCACCTCGCAGGGCCAGCCGCTGTCCATGGCCTACATGGACGTCCCGCCGGTCAATGCCGGGAACGGCGGGACGGTCGTCCTGCTCCACGGCAAGAATTTCTGCGGCGCCACGTGGGAAAGCGTGATCAAGCCGCTGACCCTCGCGGGCTACCGGGTCGTCGTTCCCGACCAGGTGGGATTCTGCAAGTCGACCAAGCCGCGGGCCTACCAGTACGGCTTCCATCAGCTCGCCGCCAATACCCATGCCTTGCTGGAGCAGGCCGGCGTCCGTCGCCCCATCGTCATGGGGCATTCCATGGGCGGCATGCTGGCCATGCGCTATGCCCTGATGTACCCGGACCGCACATCGGGCTTGGTGCTGGTCAACCCGATCGGGCTGGAGGACTGGAAGGCGGAAGGCGTGCCGGTGGTCACCGTGGACCAGCTCTACCAGTCGGAGCTGAAGACCGATTTCGGCAGCATCAAGGAATACCAGCGGACCACCTACTATGCCGGCGACTGGAGGCCCGGATATGACCGCTGGGTGGAGATGCTGGCCGGCATGTACCAGGGCGATGGCCGCGACCTGGTCGCCTGGAACCAGGCGCTGACCTCCGACATGGTGTTCATGCAGCCCGTGGTGCACGAGCTTCAGAACATCCGGGTGCCGACCCTGTTGATGATCGGCGAGCGCGACACCACCGCGATCGGCAAGAACCGCGCGGAGCCCGACGTCGCCGCCCGCCTGGGCCGCTATGCCGATCTGGGGCGCCGGGCCGCGGAGCGTATCCGCGACGCGCGGCTGGTGACCTTCCCGGATCTCGGCCACTCGCCGCAGGTCCAGGCGCCGGAGGAGTTCAATGCCGCCCTGCTGGAAAACCTGGAGCAGGTGAGCGCGCTGGAATGA
- a CDS encoding type III PLP-dependent enzyme — translation MNEKIARFFAEQQPATPCLVVDLDIVDENFRSLTAALPDAKIYYAVKANPAPEILSLLVERGSSFDTASVPEIEMVLAAGATAERISYGNTIKKQRDIAKAYELGVRLFAFDSIGELDKIAESAPGSRVFCRILTSGEGAEWPLSRKFGCDPAMARALLIAAAGKGLVPYGVSFHVGSQQKDPTQWDTALRTVAEMFHDLEALGITLSMVNLGGGFATRYRSDVPESEAYGNAILDSLRRHFGNRIPETIVEPGRSMVGNAGVIESEVVLISTKSANDNRRWVYLDIGKFGGLAETMDEAIQYPIVTTRSGATDSVILAGPTCDSADVLYERADYQLPLDLAIGDRIRIHAAGAYTTTYASVNFNGFAPLAQYYI, via the coding sequence ATGAACGAGAAGATTGCTCGTTTTTTCGCGGAGCAGCAGCCTGCAACTCCGTGCCTGGTGGTCGACCTCGATATCGTGGACGAGAATTTCAGGTCGCTGACCGCCGCACTGCCCGACGCGAAGATCTACTACGCGGTCAAGGCGAACCCGGCGCCGGAGATCCTGTCGCTGCTGGTCGAGCGCGGCTCGTCCTTCGACACCGCGAGCGTGCCCGAGATCGAGATGGTGCTGGCCGCCGGCGCCACGGCGGAGCGGATTTCCTACGGCAACACGATCAAGAAGCAGCGCGACATCGCCAAGGCCTACGAGCTGGGCGTCCGCCTGTTCGCCTTCGACAGCATCGGCGAGCTGGACAAGATCGCGGAGTCGGCTCCCGGCAGCCGGGTATTCTGCCGCATCCTGACTTCGGGCGAGGGTGCCGAATGGCCGCTGTCGCGCAAGTTCGGTTGCGACCCCGCCATGGCGCGGGCACTTCTGATCGCCGCCGCGGGCAAGGGGCTGGTGCCCTACGGCGTGTCGTTCCACGTCGGCAGCCAGCAGAAGGACCCGACCCAGTGGGACACCGCGCTGCGCACCGTGGCCGAGATGTTCCATGACCTGGAAGCGCTCGGCATCACGCTCAGCATGGTCAATCTCGGCGGCGGTTTCGCGACCCGCTACCGCAGCGACGTGCCCGAGTCGGAGGCCTACGGCAACGCCATCCTGGACTCGCTCCGACGACATTTCGGCAACCGCATCCCCGAGACCATCGTCGAGCCGGGCCGCAGCATGGTCGGCAATGCCGGCGTGATCGAAAGCGAAGTCGTCCTGATCTCGACCAAGTCGGCCAACGACAACCGCCGCTGGGTCTACCTGGACATCGGCAAGTTCGGCGGCCTGGCCGAGACGATGGACGAGGCGATCCAGTACCCGATCGTCACGACCCGGTCCGGCGCCACCGACTCCGTGATCCTGGCCGGCCCGACCTGCGACAGCGCCGACGTGCTGTACGAGAGGGCCGACTACCAGCTCCCGCTCGACCTGGCGATCGGCGACCGCATCCGGATCCACGCGGCCGGCGCCTATACGACCACCTACGCCTCGGTCAACTTCAACGGCTTCGCGCCGCTGGCCCAGTACTACATCTGA
- a CDS encoding pyridoxal phosphate-dependent aminotransferase yields MRFSPLVDRISGKGSDAWSIHWRARELARQGRDVIMLTVGDPDMPPPARVIDAAVESLKAGRTTYSPIVGYPEVRAAIAVRHQERTGTPTVADDVVVVPGAQAGLYCAMQCLAGPGDEVIVPEPMYATYEAVAGAAGAAIVNVALRPERGFHLDAEDLERAVTPRTRVLWLNSPHNPTGAVMTRAEVEAAADFCRRHDLWLLSDEVYADLAYAGPHVSPRSLPDMAERTVVVSSLSKSHAVPGFRFGWIIGPAALAGHLTRLVLCMLYGGPPFIQDGALAALTADCPEVGEMAAAYRRRAGIMVSLLENVPGLRASLPEGGMFVLLDVRGTGRTSDAFAQGLLERQGVAVLPCDGFGPSAAGHLRISLAAPDGRIEEAARRIAEHAASA; encoded by the coding sequence ATGCGGTTCTCTCCCCTGGTCGATCGGATTTCCGGCAAGGGCTCGGACGCCTGGAGCATCCACTGGCGCGCCCGCGAGCTGGCCCGGCAGGGGCGGGACGTCATCATGCTGACCGTCGGCGACCCCGACATGCCCCCGCCGGCCCGGGTGATCGACGCGGCGGTCGAGTCGCTGAAGGCGGGACGCACGACCTACTCGCCGATCGTGGGTTATCCCGAGGTCCGCGCCGCGATCGCCGTCCGCCATCAGGAGCGTACCGGGACGCCGACCGTGGCCGACGACGTGGTGGTCGTGCCCGGCGCCCAGGCCGGACTCTATTGCGCGATGCAGTGCTTGGCCGGGCCGGGCGACGAGGTGATCGTGCCGGAGCCGATGTACGCGACCTACGAGGCGGTCGCCGGTGCCGCGGGGGCGGCGATCGTCAACGTGGCGCTGCGTCCGGAGCGGGGCTTCCATCTCGACGCGGAAGACCTGGAGCGCGCCGTGACGCCGCGCACGCGGGTGCTGTGGCTCAACAGCCCGCACAACCCGACCGGCGCCGTGATGACCCGCGCCGAGGTCGAGGCCGCGGCCGATTTCTGCCGGCGCCACGACCTGTGGCTGCTGTCGGACGAGGTCTATGCCGACCTGGCCTATGCGGGACCCCATGTCAGCCCGCGCAGCCTTCCGGACATGGCGGAGCGCACCGTGGTGGTCTCCAGCCTGTCCAAGTCGCACGCGGTGCCGGGCTTCCGGTTCGGCTGGATCATCGGGCCGGCGGCGCTGGCCGGCCACCTGACGCGGCTGGTGCTGTGCATGCTCTACGGCGGGCCGCCCTTCATCCAGGACGGCGCGCTGGCGGCGCTCACGGCGGACTGCCCGGAGGTGGGCGAAATGGCCGCGGCGTACCGGCGCCGCGCCGGCATCATGGTTTCCCTGTTGGAAAACGTCCCCGGCCTGCGCGCGTCCCTGCCGGAGGGCGGCATGTTCGTCCTGCTGGACGTGCGTGGCACCGGCCGCACCTCCGACGCCTTCGCCCAGGGCCTGCTGGAGCGGCAGGGAGTGGCGGTCCTGCCGTGCGACGGCTTCGGCCCCAGCGCCGCCGGGCATCTTCGGATTTCGCTGGCCGCTCCCGACGGGCGGATCGAGGAAGCTGCCCGGCGCATCGCGGAGCATGCGGCCTCGGCCTGA
- a CDS encoding catalase: MPDNRLTSSRETARFADQEVIRGEGGETHQVAGGDVPVLTTQQGVPVADDQNSLKVGYRGPTALEDFHFREKIFHFDHERIPERVVHARGFGAHGYFETYESLSDLTRADLFQRTGEKTPAFVRFSTVAGNKGSADLARDVRGFAVKFYTQEGNWDLVGNNIPVFFIQDAIKFPDLIHAAKQEPDRGFPQAQTAHDNFWDFISLSPEAVNMALWIMSDRTIPRSFRFMEGFGVHTFRLVDAEGKSTFVKFHWKPKLGMQSVVWNEALKINGADPDFHRRDLWNAIQAGDFPEWELGLQVFDQDFAEKFDFDVLDATKIIPEEILPIRRVGRLVLDRCVDNFFAETEQVAFCTQNIVPGIDFTNDPLLQGRNFSYLDTQLKRLGGPNFTYLPINAPKRPVHHFQQDGHMAMVNPKGRANYEPNSWGGAAGGPREAPDIGFRSFPAEEQGAKLRIRAESFADHYSQARQFYLSQTPVEQTHIADAFTFELSKVKTPAIRARMVSHLLNVDKGLAEKVAFGLRLEEMPKAADAARPTRDLPPSPALSILLNGPESFKGRKVGVLVSDGVDIALVKALKEAITAEGAMLEFVAPMVGGVKASDGTFIEGDEKINGAPSVVYDAVAVLLSDDGAKLLSKEATARDFVTDAFAHAKFIAYNKEAMPLLEKACVAADMDGGFTELKGASDAEDFVQNCRKLRFWEREPKVKQV, encoded by the coding sequence ATGCCGGACAACAGGCTTACCAGCAGCCGCGAGACCGCGCGCTTTGCCGACCAGGAAGTCATCCGGGGAGAGGGCGGCGAAACCCATCAGGTCGCCGGCGGCGACGTGCCGGTGCTGACCACCCAGCAGGGCGTTCCCGTCGCCGACGACCAGAACTCCCTCAAGGTCGGCTATCGTGGCCCCACGGCGCTGGAGGACTTCCACTTCCGGGAAAAGATCTTCCACTTCGACCACGAGCGGATCCCCGAGCGCGTCGTCCATGCCCGCGGCTTCGGCGCCCACGGCTATTTCGAAACCTATGAATCCCTGTCCGACCTGACCCGCGCCGACCTGTTCCAGCGCACAGGCGAGAAGACCCCGGCCTTCGTGCGCTTCTCCACCGTTGCCGGCAACAAGGGCTCGGCCGACCTGGCGCGGGACGTGCGGGGATTCGCCGTCAAGTTCTACACTCAGGAGGGCAACTGGGACCTGGTGGGCAACAACATCCCGGTGTTCTTCATCCAGGACGCCATCAAGTTCCCCGACCTGATCCACGCCGCCAAGCAGGAGCCCGACCGCGGCTTCCCGCAGGCCCAGACCGCGCACGACAATTTCTGGGACTTCATCTCCCTGTCGCCTGAAGCGGTCAACATGGCGTTGTGGATCATGTCCGACCGGACCATCCCGCGCTCGTTCCGCTTCATGGAAGGCTTCGGCGTCCACACTTTCCGGCTGGTCGACGCCGAGGGCAAGTCGACCTTCGTCAAGTTCCACTGGAAGCCCAAGCTGGGCATGCAGTCGGTGGTCTGGAACGAGGCGCTGAAGATCAACGGCGCCGACCCCGATTTCCACCGCCGCGACCTGTGGAACGCGATCCAGGCCGGCGACTTCCCCGAGTGGGAACTGGGCCTTCAGGTCTTCGACCAGGATTTCGCCGAGAAGTTCGACTTCGACGTGCTGGACGCCACCAAGATCATCCCCGAGGAGATCCTGCCGATCCGCCGCGTCGGGCGCCTCGTGCTCGACCGCTGCGTCGACAACTTCTTCGCCGAGACGGAGCAGGTCGCGTTCTGCACCCAGAACATCGTCCCGGGCATCGATTTCACCAATGATCCGCTGCTTCAGGGCCGCAACTTCTCGTACCTGGACACGCAGCTGAAGCGGCTGGGCGGTCCCAACTTCACCTATCTGCCGATCAATGCGCCCAAGCGGCCGGTCCACCATTTCCAGCAGGACGGGCACATGGCGATGGTCAACCCCAAGGGCCGCGCCAACTACGAACCCAACTCCTGGGGCGGCGCCGCTGGCGGCCCGCGCGAGGCCCCGGACATCGGCTTCAGGTCCTTCCCGGCCGAGGAACAAGGCGCCAAGCTGCGCATCCGCGCCGAGAGCTTCGCCGATCACTACAGCCAGGCCCGGCAGTTCTACCTGAGCCAGACCCCGGTCGAGCAGACCCACATCGCAGACGCCTTCACCTTCGAGTTGAGCAAGGTCAAGACCCCCGCGATCCGCGCCCGCATGGTCTCGCACCTTCTGAACGTGGACAAGGGACTGGCGGAAAAGGTGGCCTTCGGCCTGCGGCTGGAGGAAATGCCCAAAGCGGCTGACGCCGCCCGGCCGACCCGGGACCTGCCGCCGTCCCCGGCGCTCAGCATCCTGCTGAACGGTCCGGAGAGCTTCAAGGGCCGCAAGGTCGGCGTGCTGGTCAGCGACGGCGTCGACATCGCCCTGGTCAAGGCGCTGAAGGAGGCTATCACCGCCGAAGGCGCCATGCTTGAGTTCGTGGCCCCGATGGTGGGCGGCGTGAAGGCCAGCGACGGCACCTTCATCGAAGGCGACGAGAAGATCAACGGCGCTCCCTCGGTCGTCTATGACGCGGTCGCGGTCCTGCTGTCGGACGACGGCGCCAAGCTGCTGTCGAAGGAGGCGACCGCCCGCGACTTCGTGACCGACGCCTTCGCCCACGCGAAGTTCATCGCCTACAACAAGGAGGCGATGCCGCTGCTGGAGAAGGCCTGCGTCGCCGCCGACATGGACGGCGGCTTCACGGAGCTGAAGGGCGCATCGGATGCCGAGGACTTCGTCCAGAACTGCCGGAAGCTGCGCTTCTGGGAGCGCGAACCCAAGGTGAAACAGGTTTGA
- a CDS encoding GNAT family N-acetyltransferase codes for MTEQVTDNPARSRYELDVDGRTVFANYRRVGSTLQIPYVEAPPSLRGTGAAGRLMRGVMETARSEGMKVVPICSYAAAWIRRHPEFHDLLA; via the coding sequence ATGACGGAACAGGTGACCGACAACCCGGCCAGGAGCCGGTACGAACTGGACGTGGACGGCAGGACCGTCTTCGCCAATTACCGCCGGGTCGGCTCCACCCTGCAGATTCCCTATGTGGAAGCGCCCCCGTCCCTGCGGGGAACGGGGGCGGCCGGGAGGCTGATGCGCGGCGTCATGGAAACCGCGCGGAGCGAGGGGATGAAGGTCGTGCCGATCTGCAGCTACGCCGCGGCGTGGATCCGGCGCCACCCGGAGTTCCACGACCTGCTGGCGTAA
- a CDS encoding alpha/beta hydrolase: MKNRSKSPLLLGAAAVLALGACQQLSNAGTAVSNDPAAAAQGAPTLAAADADMRSVLLAFQALGPKPIETLSAEEARRQPTMADAVAKVLGDEGRSAAPETVASVRDVSIPGPGGAQPARIYVPGSARSPLPVIVYYHGGGWVIADLDAYDASARALATQAGAIVVSAEYRKAPESKFPTAHEDALAAYRWTQVNARQFGGDPDRIAVAGESAGGNMAIGVSRMAREQGLQPPVHQVLIYPVAGNDMETESYREQANAKPLNEAMMGWFFDKYLRSPRDGNNPLINVVDAPDLAGLPPTTIVTAEIDPLRSEGELLAQRLRNAGVEVASNGYEGVTHEFFGAAPVVEKAKEAQAYVAGRLREAFVGGSAGSGS, translated from the coding sequence ATGAAGAACAGGTCCAAGAGCCCGCTGCTGCTGGGCGCCGCGGCGGTCCTGGCGCTGGGCGCCTGCCAGCAGCTCTCCAACGCCGGCACCGCCGTGTCGAACGACCCGGCCGCCGCGGCCCAGGGCGCCCCGACCCTGGCCGCGGCCGACGCCGACATGCGGTCGGTTCTTCTGGCGTTCCAGGCGCTGGGTCCGAAGCCGATCGAGACCCTGTCCGCCGAGGAGGCTCGGCGACAGCCGACCATGGCCGACGCGGTCGCGAAGGTCCTGGGGGACGAAGGCCGCAGCGCCGCCCCGGAGACCGTGGCGTCCGTGCGCGACGTCTCCATACCGGGACCGGGCGGCGCCCAGCCGGCGCGGATCTATGTTCCCGGTTCGGCCCGGAGCCCCCTGCCCGTCATCGTCTATTACCATGGCGGCGGTTGGGTGATCGCCGACCTGGACGCCTACGACGCCTCGGCCCGGGCGCTCGCCACCCAGGCCGGCGCTATCGTCGTCTCGGCCGAATACCGCAAGGCGCCGGAATCGAAGTTCCCGACCGCCCACGAGGACGCCCTGGCGGCCTATCGCTGGACCCAGGTGAACGCCCGCCAGTTCGGCGGCGATCCGGACCGTATCGCCGTGGCGGGCGAGAGCGCCGGCGGCAACATGGCGATCGGCGTGTCCCGGATGGCCCGGGAACAGGGCCTACAGCCTCCGGTTCACCAAGTCCTGATCTATCCGGTCGCGGGCAACGACATGGAGACGGAGTCGTACCGGGAGCAGGCGAACGCGAAACCGTTGAACGAAGCCATGATGGGCTGGTTCTTCGACAAGTACCTGCGCAGTCCGCGCGACGGCAACAATCCGCTGATCAATGTCGTCGATGCGCCGGACCTTGCCGGGCTGCCGCCAACCACGATCGTGACGGCGGAGATCGATCCGCTGCGGTCGGAAGGCGAGCTGCTGGCCCAACGGCTGCGCAATGCCGGGGTCGAGGTGGCGTCCAACGGCTACGAGGGCGTTACCCACGAGTTCTTCGGCGCGGCGCCGGTCGTGGAAAAGGCGAAGGAGGCCCAGGCCTATGTCGCCGGCCGGCTGCGCGAGGCGTTCGTCGGGGGCTCGGCCGGGTCGGGCTCCTGA